The following are encoded in a window of Corythoichthys intestinalis isolate RoL2023-P3 chromosome 8, ASM3026506v1, whole genome shotgun sequence genomic DNA:
- the fgf8b gene encoding fibroblast growth factor 8b isoform X1 — MNQYLNYYKMRLRASRLGYLLLQFTALCFYAQNTVQSPPNFKHHVTEQSRLSDRTSRRLTRTYQLYSRTSGKHVQVLSNKRINANGEDGAANAKLEVETDSFGSRVRIRGVKSGYYICMNKRGKLIGKKKGRGKDCIFTEIVLENNYTALQNAKYEGWYMAFTRKGRPRKASKTKQHQREAHFMKRLPRGHLLSERRPFDVLPLSVLPLSKRTKHSHQHRSVGR; from the exons ATGAATCAATATTTGAATTACTACAAAATGAGGCTGAGAGCATCGAGGTTAGGTTATCt GTTACTCCAGTTCACCGCGCTTTGCTTTTacgcacag AACACAGTGCAGTCTCCCCCTAATTTCAAGCACCATGTCACCGAGCAGAGTCGTCTGTCTGACCGGACCAGTCGTCGATTGACTCGGACCTACCAACTGTACAGCCGGACCAGCGGGAAACACGTCCAGGTGCTGTCCAACAAGAGGATCAACGCCAATGGGGAAGACGGAGCGGCGAACG CTAAACTCGAGGTGGAGACAGACTCTTTTGGGAGTCGTGTGCGGATCAGAGGGGTGAAGAGCGGATACTACATATGCATGAATAAGAGAGGAAAGCTGATTGGAAAG aAAAAGGGAAGAGGCAAAGATTGTATCTTTACTGAGATCGTTCTGGAAAATAACTACACGGCACTGCAGAACGCCAAATACGAGGGCTGGTACATGGCTTTCACACGCAAGGGCCGTCCAAGGAAGGCCTCAAAGACCAAGCAGCACCAGAGAGAGGCCCACTTCATGAAGCGGCTACCTAGAGGGCATTTGCTGAGTGAGAGAAGACCGTTTGATGTTTTGCCTCTCTCTGTTCTACCTTTAAGCAAACGGACTAAACATTCCCATCAGCATCGCTCAGTGGGCCGTTGA
- the fgf8b gene encoding fibroblast growth factor 8b isoform X3, producing the protein MNQYLNYYKMRLRASRLGYLLLQFTALCFYAQSRLSDRTSRRLTRTYQLYSRTSGKHVQVLSNKRINANGEDGAANAKLEVETDSFGSRVRIRGVKSGYYICMNKRGKLIGKKKGRGKDCIFTEIVLENNYTALQNAKYEGWYMAFTRKGRPRKASKTKQHQREAHFMKRLPRGHLLSERRPFDVLPLSVLPLSKRTKHSHQHRSVGR; encoded by the exons ATGAATCAATATTTGAATTACTACAAAATGAGGCTGAGAGCATCGAGGTTAGGTTATCt GTTACTCCAGTTCACCGCGCTTTGCTTTTacgcacag AGTCGTCTGTCTGACCGGACCAGTCGTCGATTGACTCGGACCTACCAACTGTACAGCCGGACCAGCGGGAAACACGTCCAGGTGCTGTCCAACAAGAGGATCAACGCCAATGGGGAAGACGGAGCGGCGAACG CTAAACTCGAGGTGGAGACAGACTCTTTTGGGAGTCGTGTGCGGATCAGAGGGGTGAAGAGCGGATACTACATATGCATGAATAAGAGAGGAAAGCTGATTGGAAAG aAAAAGGGAAGAGGCAAAGATTGTATCTTTACTGAGATCGTTCTGGAAAATAACTACACGGCACTGCAGAACGCCAAATACGAGGGCTGGTACATGGCTTTCACACGCAAGGGCCGTCCAAGGAAGGCCTCAAAGACCAAGCAGCACCAGAGAGAGGCCCACTTCATGAAGCGGCTACCTAGAGGGCATTTGCTGAGTGAGAGAAGACCGTTTGATGTTTTGCCTCTCTCTGTTCTACCTTTAAGCAAACGGACTAAACATTCCCATCAGCATCGCTCAGTGGGCCGTTGA
- the fgf8b gene encoding fibroblast growth factor 8b isoform X2 produces MEEAQSNAVPLMLPIRLLQFTALCFYAQNTVQSPPNFKHHVTEQSRLSDRTSRRLTRTYQLYSRTSGKHVQVLSNKRINANGEDGAANAKLEVETDSFGSRVRIRGVKSGYYICMNKRGKLIGKKKGRGKDCIFTEIVLENNYTALQNAKYEGWYMAFTRKGRPRKASKTKQHQREAHFMKRLPRGHLLSERRPFDVLPLSVLPLSKRTKHSHQHRSVGR; encoded by the exons GTTACTCCAGTTCACCGCGCTTTGCTTTTacgcacag AACACAGTGCAGTCTCCCCCTAATTTCAAGCACCATGTCACCGAGCAGAGTCGTCTGTCTGACCGGACCAGTCGTCGATTGACTCGGACCTACCAACTGTACAGCCGGACCAGCGGGAAACACGTCCAGGTGCTGTCCAACAAGAGGATCAACGCCAATGGGGAAGACGGAGCGGCGAACG CTAAACTCGAGGTGGAGACAGACTCTTTTGGGAGTCGTGTGCGGATCAGAGGGGTGAAGAGCGGATACTACATATGCATGAATAAGAGAGGAAAGCTGATTGGAAAG aAAAAGGGAAGAGGCAAAGATTGTATCTTTACTGAGATCGTTCTGGAAAATAACTACACGGCACTGCAGAACGCCAAATACGAGGGCTGGTACATGGCTTTCACACGCAAGGGCCGTCCAAGGAAGGCCTCAAAGACCAAGCAGCACCAGAGAGAGGCCCACTTCATGAAGCGGCTACCTAGAGGGCATTTGCTGAGTGAGAGAAGACCGTTTGATGTTTTGCCTCTCTCTGTTCTACCTTTAAGCAAACGGACTAAACATTCCCATCAGCATCGCTCAGTGGGCCGTTGA
- the dpcd gene encoding protein DPCD, producing MAVQNWIDNLKSSTKTALIHDGRRKIHYLFADGKEMAEEYDLRTDELVVRKWRHKSTLGAQGQWQVEVGEPLVGPVTSLETEMLKENCSNPVFMRKDTKSSFQWRIRNLPHPKDVFNVSVQPPERSIVIKTSNKKYYKKFGIPDLDRMQLPLDSSALSFTHANNTLIVSYKKPKEILTFEQDLLKELKKLKGTSEGDIDCKTQ from the exons ATGGCTGTGCAAAACTGGATCGATAATCTAAAATCGTCCACGAAAACTGCTTTGATTCACGATG GGAGAAGGAAGATCCACTACCTCTTTGCAGATGGAAAAGAAATGGCAGAAGAGTATGACTTGAGAACTGATGAGCTTGTTG TGCGGAAGTGGCGTCACAAAAGCACACTTGGAGCTCAGGGTCAGTGGCAGGTAGAAGTTGGGGAGCCACTTGTTGGTCCTGTCACTTCTTTGGAAACTGAGATGCTCAAAGAAAATTGCTCCAAT CCTGTGTTTATGCGTAAAGATACAAAGAGCAGCTTTCAATGGAGGATCCGGAACCTACCTCACCCCAAAGATGTCTTTAATGTTTCAGTACAGCCACCTGAAAGAAGTATAGTCATTAAAACTTCCAACAAAAA ATATTATAAGAAGTTTGGAATTCCCGATTTGGATCGTATGCAACTTCCACTGGACAGCTCTGCCTTAAGCTTCACTCATGCAAATAACACCTTAATAGTCAGC tacaaAAAACCCAAAGAGATTTTAACCTTCGAGCAGGACCTGTTGAAGGAGCTGAAGAAGCTGAAGGGGACGAGTGAAGGGGACATTGACTGCAAAACTCAGTGA
- the poll gene encoding DNA polymerase lambda has translation MESCQGIMKAFTKVKRARVCQGKDSPPLKKKSDQFEVTGNTFNGISVYILPAGIGNARCQIFQRQIQQNGGQTETSLCAGVTHVVVDDSMECDRALRLIKVDTMPSGVHLVKCSWLSTCISEKQLLDEASYSLLPKRDSETQQEKDLSNEKSTTEMTLKPECGQSEQGETFDMSILDKEDVQGEEDGITQSHMEALITGQRPKEEAPGLSLDPTRETARVSGKWVCAQSSQSKSNNFNQHITDKLEVLAKAYTHQGDKWRALGYSKAINALKSYHKPVTSYQEACLIPGIGKRMADKIDEIMESGHLRKLDHIGEAVPIMELFTNIWGAGTKTAQQWYQQGFRTLEDIRTKAHLNNNQKIGLKYYNDFLDRMPREEASAIEKVVRNAAQAIDPGLVAMACGSYRRGKSTCGDVDVLISHPDGKSHKGVFRKVLQSLHDTGFLTDDLVSHEENGEQKKYMGVCCLPGPDRLHRRLDIIVVPYNEFACALMYFTGSAHFNRSMRALAKTKNMSLSEHSLNQSVVRQGSAKVYAGTPLPTPKESDVFNLLGIPYREPCERDW, from the exons ATGGAATCATGTCAAGGTATTATGAAAGCTTTTACCAAAGTTAAAAGGGCTCGAGTTTGTCAAGGAAAAGATTCTCCTCCTCTAAAGAAGAAATCTGATCAATTTGAGGTCACAG GAAATACCTTTAATGGTATCTCAGTGTACATTCTGCCTGCGGGAATTGGAAACGCAAGATGTCAAATCTTCCAAAGACAAATTCAACAGAATGGAGGCCAGACGGAGACGTCTCTTTGTGCTGGTGTCACTCATGTCGTTGTCGATGACAGCATGGAGTGTGACAGAGCCTTGCGTCTCATCAAGGTGGATACAATGCCTTCTGGGGTCCATCTGGTGAAATGTAGTTGGTTAAGCACATGTATTAGTGAGAAACAACTCTTGGATGAAGCAAGCTACAGTCTTTTACCAAAGAG GGATTcagaaactcaacaggaaaaagaTTTATCAAATGAAAAATCTACGACTGAAATGACTCTAAAGCCAGAGTGTGGTCAAAGCGAGCAAGGGGAGACATTCGATATG AGCATATTAGACAAAGAAGATGTGCAAGGAGAAGAAGACGGAATCACTCAAAGTCACATGGAAGCTCTGATCACAGGCCAGCGGCCCAAAGAAGAGGCCCCTGGACTTAGCCTTGATCCTACTCGGGAGACTGCGAGGGTATCAGGGAAGTGGGTCTGTGCACAATCTTCTCAGTCCAAaagtaataacttcaaccaacATATTACTGACAAACTTGAAGTACTGGCCAAGGCTTACACACACCAAGGAGACAAGTGGAGGGCACTGGGCTACTCCAAGGCAATCAATGCACTGAAGAGCTATCACAAGCCTGTTACTTCGTATCAG GAGGCATGTCTTATCCCTGGAATTGGGAAACGCATGGCAGACAAAATTGACGAAATCATGGAAAGCGGTCATCTGCGCAAGCTCGATCACATTGGAGAAGCTGTGCCAATAATGGAGCTTTTCACTAACATTTGGGGTGCAGGAACAAAGACTGCACAGCAGTGGTACCAACAG GGATTCCGCACTTTGGAGGACATCCGCACAAAAGCCCACTTGAACAACAATCAAAAAATAGGACTCAAGTACTACAATGACTTTCTTGACAGAATGCCTAGGGAAGAAGCTTCAGCCATTGAGAAAGTG GTGAGGAATGCTGCCCAAGCAATTGATCCGGGTCTGGTGGCAATGGCATGTGGCTCATATCGCAGAGGAAAAAGCACATGTGGAGATGTTGACGTGCTTATTTCACACCCTGATGGAAAGTCCCACAAAGGTGTATTCAGGAAGGTGCTTCAGAGTCTTCATGACACTG GTTTTTTAACAGATGACCTTGTGAGCCACGAGGAGAATGGAGAGCAGAAGAAATATATGGGCGTATGCTGCCTGCCAGGGCCAGACCGCCTTCATCGCAGACTGGATATTATTGTGGTGCCCTATAATGAGTTTGCCTGTGCACTTATGTATTTTACCGGTTCTGCACACTTCAACCGCTCCATGAGAGCCCTGGCAAAGACAAAGAACATGAGCTTGTCAGAACATTCACTTAACCAAAGTGTGGTGCGTCAAGGTAGTGCCAAGGTGTATGCTGGTACTCCCCTACCTACACCCAAAGAGAGCGATGTTTTTAATCTCTTGGGTATACCATACAGAGAGCCTTGTGAAAGGGACTGGTGA